Genomic window (Pseudomonadota bacterium):
GGCTGGAAGGCTTACGACGCTTACCGCCACCGAGCTCGCATGCCCGACATGTACCGCGAGGCGGTCGACGCGCTCGTAGGCGTGATGCATCGCGAGCCTGCAATCATCAACTTGCCGTCACGGATGGAGTTCCTCCGTGAGCGCGCGACTGCACGCGGCGAGGATCTCCAGGCGCTTCTCCGCCGGATCAACGAAGAGCAGATGAAGATCGGCCGACTCGGCCTGCTCGCCGACGTAGTCGACGAAGGTCGCGGCGAACGCTCGGGTCAGCCGTACGTGGCGATCTATGAAGCCGAGGACGTCGGCAACTGGGACGACGGCCGTAGGGACGGTATCGAGGTCGACAACCTCAACCTGGTGATCATCGACGAGACCGGCCCCGAGCGCCTCACGGACTTCGAGTGGCGCGACGTCGAAAAGTACCGGGTGTTGATGCTGTCGCCGCCGGGTCAGCTAGGCGTGCAGATCACTTCGCAGGAGGTCAGCAACGAGGTAGTCGGCGACGACTCGTCGGTCATGAACTTGCCGGTGGGAGAGGGGGTCTACAACGTTGGAGTGTTTCGCGAGGACACCTTCTCGCCCAGCGAGATGAAAGCGCCTTCGATCTCAGGTCGTGAGCTAAACGAGATCCCCTTCGTCTTCGTCAACCCGAAGGACCTCGACGCCGATCCAGACGTGCCGCCTATGCTGGGGCTTTGCGACGACGTGCTGGGTATCTACCGGAGCGAGGCCGACTATCGGCAGGCTCTGTTCATGCAGGGCCAGGACACGCTGCACATTGCAGACACCAACTTCGGCGCGGAAACACCCGTGCGTACTGGGGCTGGAGCCAAGATCGTTACGCAGTCTGACGGATCCGTTCAGTTCGTAGGAGTCGACTCTAGCGGCCTACCTGAGATGCGCACCGGGCTAGAGAACGACTACGCGCGCGCGGAGCAGAAGGGCG
Coding sequences:
- a CDS encoding DUF4055 domain-containing protein; the protein is MSLQSKHPLWMDRVDEWRRCRDVHEGEAKVKDKGKEYLRPTSGMIEDGCESPEQPGWKAYDAYRHRARMPDMYREAVDALVGVMHREPAIINLPSRMEFLRERATARGEDLQALLRRINEEQMKIGRLGLLADVVDEGRGERSGQPYVAIYEAEDVGNWDDGRRDGIEVDNLNLVIIDETGPERLTDFEWRDVEKYRVLMLSPPGQLGVQITSQEVSNEVVGDDSSVMNLPVGEGVYNVGVFREDTFSPSEMKAPSISGRELNEIPFVFVNPKDLDADPDVPPMLGLCDDVLGIYRSEADYRQALFMQGQDTLHIADTNFGAETPVRTGAGAKIVTQSDGSVQFVGVDSSGLPEMRTGLENDYARAEQKGAKLLRQMGNDAESGEALRVRVAAQTATLSLIARTGAAAVQRILRIIARWMGENANEVTVEPSLKFAEQAIEGRTVVDFTTAKNAGAPLSHETIHEYYQDHNVTALSWEEELGRLRAEASNGTNEIVEGMGGSGEADPEPENPEPQPNPEPNSDPEA